GTGGATGCAGCGGATGCTCGATCCGATCGACTTCCAGGTCGTCAGCGATGCGATGTTCGCGTCGCTGACGAAGCCCGACCCCACGCTGCTGCTGTTCACCGCCGTCCTCGTCGCGGGCGGCGTGGCGATCCTCCTGCCGATGCTGCGCACGCTCGACGTGCTCACGCTGGGCGAGCCGGCGGCGGTCGGCCTGGGCGTCAACCACCGCCGCACGGTGATGATCCTTTTCCTCGTCGTCTCGGTCATGATCGCCGCGTCGACGGCGCTCGTGGGACCGATCATGTTCTTCGGGCTGATCGTGGCGAACCTGGCGTACTCGTACGCCGGCTCGTTCCGGCACCGGTGGACGCTGCCGACCGCCGTGCTGCTGGGCGTGCTGTGCCTCGTCGGAGGGCAGCTCGTGCTGGAGCAGGTGCTCGGCTTCGGCGGCATGCTGTCGACGATCATCGAGTTCGTCGGCGGCCTGTTCTTCCTCTTCCTCGTGCTGCGAAAGGGGGCGCGATGATCGCGCTCGAGGGCGCCACCAAGCGCTACGGAAACTCCACGGTGCTGGACGACGTGACCGTGTCGTTCGGCGACGCGGGCGTCACCGCGCTCATCGGCCCGAACGGCGCGGGAAAGTCCACGCTGTTCGGGCTGATCGGTCGGCTCATCCACGCCGACACCGGCACGGTGACCGTCGACGGGCAGGACGTCACGAAGGCCGACTCGCGCGAGCTCGCCCGGACGATCGCGGTGCTGCGGCAGGACAACCACATCGCCGCTCGGTTGACCGTGGAGGACCTCGTGGAGTTCGGGCGCTTCCCGCACTCGGGCGGCCGGCTCACGGTCGAGGATCGCGACCACATCGAGCGGGCGATCGCCGACATGGACCTGCAGCCGTTCCGTCACCGCTTCCTCGACGAACTCTCGGGCGGTCAGCGCCAGCGTGCATTCGTGGCGATGGCGCTCGCGCAGGACACGAAGTACGTGCTCCTCGACGAGCCACTGAACAACCTCGACCCCAAGCACGGCGTCGCGCTCATGAAGCTGCTCGACGACCTCGCCGAACAGCGGGGGCTGAAGATCGTCGTGGTGATGCACGACATCAACATCGCCTCGCAGTTCGCCGACACGATCATCGCCATGCGCGACGGCCGGGTCATCCACCACGGCCGGACCGAGGACGTCGTCACGGTGCCGAACCTCGTGCAGATCTACGAGACCCCCGTGCAGGTCGAGGAGATCAACGGCCGCCGCGTCGTCCTCTGGGACTGACGGGGCTGAGCCCCCGGTTCAGGCCAGGGGAGACGGGCCGAGCGCAGCCGTGGAGCGGCGGAATCGAGGCCGAGGGGCTCGGTCCGGCCCCGTGCTCTCGACTCCGCTTCGCTTCGCTCGAGCCGTCTCCGCTCGCTTCGCTCGGTCGACGAGCCCGGGTGGTTGCACTTCTGACGCACCGCAGGCATCACGGCTCGTCGACCGGAGGCGCGAAGCGCCGGAGCGGAGACGGGTCGAGCGCAGCCGCGGAGCGGCGGAGTCGAGGCCGAGGGGCTCGGCCCGGCCCCCGTGCTCTCGACTCCGCTTCGCTTCGCTCGAGGCGTCTCCGCTCGCTTCGCTCGGTCGACGAGCCCGGGTGGTTGCACTTCTGACGCACCGCAGGCATCACGGCTCGTCGACCGGAGGCGCGAAGCGCCGGAGCGGAGACGGGTCGAGCGCAGCCGCGGAGCGGCGGAGTCGAGGCCGAGGTCGAGCGCTCAGTACCAGTTGACGGCCTGCGAGTGGCCCCAGGCCGCGCACGGGGTGCCGTAGGCGCGCGAGATGTAGTCGAGGCCCCAGCGGATCTGCGTGACCGGGTTGGTCGCCCAGTCGGCGCCGACGGTGGCCATCTTCGAGCCGGGCAGCGACTGGGGGATGCCGTAGGCGCCGCTCGAGGGGTTGGCGGCCTGGTAGTTCCAGCCGGACTCCTTGTTCCACAGGCTCACGAGGCAGCCGAACTGGTCGGCGCCCCAGCCGTACTGGCTCGCCGCGATGTCGGCGGCGGCGGCCTGGGCGCCCTGCGGCGTGGTGGCGGCGGCCGCGGCCTGCGCGGCGGCCTCGGCGGCACGCGCGGCCTCCTCGGCCGCGCGCTTCTCCTCGGCGGCCTGACGCGCCTGCTCCTCCTTGACCGATGCGGTCTCGGCGACGACCTCCTCGGCCTCCGCTGTCGCCTGGTCCACGAGGCTCACGACGGTGACGCTCGGCATCGCGTCGTAGTTGCTCAGGGCGTGGACGTAGTCCTTCAGCTCGCCGGTCTCGACGCCGTCCGGGGCGTCCTCGAGAGCGAGGGTGGCCTGCTCGAGCGTCTGCTCGGCGTCCTCCGCGACGGCGGCGGGGATCGTCAGCTCGGTGGTCGGCGCGGGCGTGAGGTCGGCGGTCACGGCCGAGCGCGGCGCCGTGGCGACCTCGGCCTCGGCGGCGACGGCGGATCCGGTGAGCACGACGCTCACGCCGAGCGCGGCGAGGGCGACGATGCGGTTGCGGCCGGTGGAGCGGGGGTGGCGGGCCGGCGCGATGGCGCGGGCGCGAGGAAGAGTCTGGGGCATCACGGGGTGGTGTCGTGTTCGGGCAACCCGCGTCGAGCGGCCGCGGAGCGGCCCCGCGCGTTTCGGGTCGCGCGGGCGGTCGGGGACGACCGGACGACTCTGTCAGTGCGAACCTGGGCGTCACCGGGCATTTTCCTGGGCGAACCGTGAACGCGGGGTGGTGACGTCGCCCGCCGGGGGATCGATAACGACCAGGTAACGAAGCCCCGCGATCCCCGCCATCATGCGGATCGCGGGCCCTTCGGCGGCTTTGGTAACGGCCAGGTAACGACGCGGTGAACTCCGCTCCCTCCGAGTTCCCTGGGAGAGCGGATCCGCTCCGCTACAGCTCGATCCCGTGGTCCTCGTCGTTGACGCCGGCGTTGCGGCCGCGGCGGCTCTCGAACGCGAGGAACACCCCGAGCGCGATCAGCAGCCCGAGCAGGATCCCGAGCAGCACGTTCTGCAGGATCACGCCGACGACGGTGCCGAGCGCGATCACGCCGAGGGCGAGGAGGATGCTGGCCGTGCGCGTCATGGGATCACCCTACGGCGGCTCAGCGCTCGCGGTGGTCCTCGATGTGCAGGCGCGCGCCGCGACGGGGCTCCACGCGGCCGGCGGCGTAGATCAGCCGGATCACGCGCTGCCGATGGCCGCGCCACGGCTCGAGCAGCTCGAGCATGCCGGCGTCGTCGGTGCGCGCCCCGGTGAGGGCGTAGCCGACGTGGTGCGCGAGGTGGAAGTCGCCCACGCTGACGGCGTCGGGATCGCCCAGGGCCCGGATCCGCGTCTCGGCGATCGTCCACGGCCCGATGCCGCGCAGGCTCGCGAGCGCGGTGTCGAGGTCGGCGGCCCGCTGCAGCGAGGAGGCGCGTGCGGCGGCCTCGACGATCGTGCGCGCCTGCGGGGGCTCGAGCCCCGCGCGGTGCCAGGCCCACGACGGCACGCGGCGCCAGCCCTCGGCGGAGGGCGGCGCGAACATCGGCCACGGCGTGGGGCCCGGAGCGCGCTCGCCGCACCAGGTGACGATCCGCCGCCAGGCGCCGAACGCCTGGCGCAGCGTGACCTTCTGCTCGGTGATCGACTGCGCCAGGGCGTCGAAGAGCAGGTCGGTGCGGGCCATCCGCAGGCCGGGGTGGCGGCGATGCGCCTCGGCGATCCAGCCGAGCCGCGGCTCGAACGAGGCGGGGTCGTCGTCCGCCCCGCACAGCGCCGGGGCCTGGGCGATCGCCCACTCCCGGCCCGGCCCCCAGGCCGCCAGTCGCACGGACCCGTCGGCCGACTGGCGCAGCGCGAGCGTGGCGAGCCCCTCGGGGGTGCGCGTC
This genomic interval from Microbacterium sediminis contains the following:
- a CDS encoding iron chelate uptake ABC transporter family permease subunit — protein: MLTDTVAAAPARPSVRSLWARPGVRLGALAAVVAVVAAFYLLWDIPPSVLLLGLQIRGLSILSMIVVAAAVGISTVVFHTITQNRILTPSIMGFDSFFGLIVTLTVFAFGSVGFLRADSYLMWAIQVLVMVGFSVFLFTWMFAGKRRSIHLMLLVGIVLGTFFRSFTEWMQRMLDPIDFQVVSDAMFASLTKPDPTLLLFTAVLVAGGVAILLPMLRTLDVLTLGEPAAVGLGVNHRRTVMILFLVVSVMIAASTALVGPIMFFGLIVANLAYSYAGSFRHRWTLPTAVLLGVLCLVGGQLVLEQVLGFGGMLSTIIEFVGGLFFLFLVLRKGAR
- a CDS encoding ABC transporter ATP-binding protein; this translates as MIALEGATKRYGNSTVLDDVTVSFGDAGVTALIGPNGAGKSTLFGLIGRLIHADTGTVTVDGQDVTKADSRELARTIAVLRQDNHIAARLTVEDLVEFGRFPHSGGRLTVEDRDHIERAIADMDLQPFRHRFLDELSGGQRQRAFVAMALAQDTKYVLLDEPLNNLDPKHGVALMKLLDDLAEQRGLKIVVVMHDINIASQFADTIIAMRDGRVIHHGRTEDVVTVPNLVQIYETPVQVEEINGRRVVLWD
- a CDS encoding lytic transglycosylase domain-containing protein, whose translation is MPQTLPRARAIAPARHPRSTGRNRIVALAALGVSVVLTGSAVAAEAEVATAPRSAVTADLTPAPTTELTIPAAVAEDAEQTLEQATLALEDAPDGVETGELKDYVHALSNYDAMPSVTVVSLVDQATAEAEEVVAETASVKEEQARQAAEEKRAAEEAARAAEAAAQAAAAATTPQGAQAAAADIAASQYGWGADQFGCLVSLWNKESGWNYQAANPSSGAYGIPQSLPGSKMATVGADWATNPVTQIRWGLDYISRAYGTPCAAWGHSQAVNWY
- a CDS encoding DNA-3-methyladenine glycosylase family protein, with translation MIPAAALAPRHAVRDPRPDPGPRLEGEYRPRGPLDLFATVAGLQRGPGDPTQTVDGPVIWRATRTPEGLATLALRQSADGSVRLAAWGPGREWAIAQAPALCGADDDPASFEPRLGWIAEAHRRHPGLRMARTDLLFDALAQSITEQKVTLRQAFGAWRRIVTWCGERAPGPTPWPMFAPPSAEGWRRVPSWAWHRAGLEPPQARTIVEAAARASSLQRAADLDTALASLRGIGPWTIAETRIRALGDPDAVSVGDFHLAHHVGYALTGARTDDAGMLELLEPWRGHRQRVIRLIYAAGRVEPRRGARLHIEDHRER